Genomic window (Vespa velutina chromosome 16, iVesVel2.1, whole genome shotgun sequence):
CATTCCCAAGGCTTTGTTGAACGGGATTGATACCGAACCCTTGGGACATGCGAAGTTAGAAGATCTCTATTATGTCACGGAAGGGCGAAATGAGCTTCCTGGGACTTTCCTTTCCCGCATtccctttccttccctttctatATTCGGAGAAATCGATCGTTCAGTAGGAATCATTTCGCTTGGAAGATTCCAATAAATTCAGACTTCTCGTAGGAAATGATAGAATTGTATCTAACATAATGTGAAATATATCTTCACTGATCTTACTTTCTtaaaacacacatatatgtatatgtatatgtttatataatgaaataatttccaaaaatggaatcattttaaatttattattagctattatttcaatattatcataagtcatatgttaaattatttgatatatttattcaatgtATAAAGATAGATAATCATAAGCCAAGAAAATGATCATGAATTTTTCGGTCCATCAATTTTACcacaaaaagataaatttatctcTTCGTTAATTGACGCTGTTCGATTAGAAAGACATTCTTTATCATCGCATAATTCGTCTATGTGACAAAGACCATCGCAATTGCATTGAAATCGAACGATTCGTATGACATATATATCGCCGACGTTtgtgaaattataataatttccacTTTTCAATTCGAGAAGTTCATCGCCGTCATTTACGCTTCGcaataataaattcgtattattttcgtttaaaactTTATCTGGAAGGATGGCGgcatacatttttcttattttatctaaaTCATTTACTTTACCACGAGCATTCtgtaacatataatattaacattcaAAAGTTATAACTAAAAGCACTAGTTAATGCTATTATGAATAAagtttcaatttaattaaaagtttgctttttcttctttttttttttctttttttttgttatcacttattatgattaaaattataaaaaattaatttttacaatgaatGTAAATAACATTCATTCATAATATTCAAACTAAATAACATTGAGATTTGTTTGAacaaatagattttttctattcttggaataaaatttcacaGATGATAGCATTTaatagttaatattttttatagatatatgatttatCTAAGTTTaacaaatatgaaatattcgaagatagttgaaaattatttattatccttattatttaacaatccCAGTATACATATTTGATGTCAAAACGTCAATAAtgaagattaaaataatttaaaaattaattaattgatctttcatgttataatttttatcttaatagaatgatcaaatatataaacgtgataaaaatgataagaaaaagttttaagGTTTGATATTGAAACGTCAAATCAgtttgaatgaatgaattattttttacctgaatttttagaaagatcattctttgatatttgtttaaaaaaatgaagataaactCACCAATATTTCTTCGTCAGTTGCCATTTTGTCGACAAGGTTGATCCATTCGAGATGAGCGTCTCTATACTTATCGttgattttgttatattttggATAAATGTCGGTATAAAGGTTCTTATAGCCAAAGGCACCGGCTGCGTCCGTATTACCATCTCGACCATAAGAACTTCCACCGAGAAACCAGACGGTGTACATTCTCAAAATTGGATATTGCTCAGTACGCAAGTGCCAATATCGCGCAAAGTAAAGAGCAAGCTCTTGATTGGGACCACCTTTTCCATTATTCGAACGAAGTTCGATCGTTGGTCTACCTCCTAATAAAAGACACAATCCTAATGCCCATTCTTCCTTCAAAGGAAATATCTCTCTAACTTTTTGATCGGTCAATGGACAAACTGTGCTGTCTTTCATCATTTCGTACATCTCGAATTTAGTGATCTTTCCCTCGACAGCTAGTATCATTAACGAGGCCATTTTCACGTATTCCCTAGCGAATTCTTCAATTGTACCGGAACAAACAGAATTAAGTTTAACGGGTAATAAACCGTAAGTGTAGGTCGTAGTCGCCATACATTCTATAGCATCGGCATTGCAAGCTATCACGTAAGACtggacaaatttatatttctgttGATTGTCCAATTGGCTATCCGCAGCGGTTTCCGGTGGTACGGTCTCTTGTATTAAATTACGAACGCTTTGAGATATTTTACTGATCAAATTGTACTTTGTCAATATAGTGAATGCTTCCTCACCCTTGTGATGGTAAGTACATGGACCACCTCCAATAAAATCCACCGGTTCGTCCGCTACATCGGACGTgatcaaaatgataattttcgcTGGATAAGCTAGACGAGCTAGATCACCacctaaataaaataaacgattgtcattattattttccatcgggaatgaataatcgaataataatctatGTTTCTACCTCTTATAGCTGACAATTTATTTCTCACGATATTGATTTCCTCTGTAGTAGCATTTAATTGTTTCAATCTATTCAACAATCTAAATTTATCTGTCAATGTAATCGTATCTCTTGGACAACACAAAAGATCGTCGATATCATGAGACAACATGACTATCAgaatgtcttttttctttaacttcttGCAATACTCTGTAATTTTTCGAGTAGCCTGAATTGCTTTATCGTCTGGTTTCCCATCGGTGCCACCTTCAATGTAAGTTATACGACTATCGAGCTTAGGAAATGCTTCTGGGAAAGTCCACATCATAAACACCGATTTCCGAGGGATCACCATCCATCCCTTTTTCAATTGTTTCCCAACGATCCTTTCAAATGCTGAACTCATCATAAGAGCTTCTCTACCCCAACCAACAATGTGTAAGTTGTTCTTTAATTTATACTTTACTTCTTTGATAGTTAACGTTGATTTCCCATcgtattttatcttctttggTACGATTACAGATGTATAAACAGATTTTATACCAGCTTCTATAATCGTACTCATACACTCTCGtatctaaataattatttttataagattacattttatgataaatatatatatatatgtatatatatatatatatatacagttatgtatagatacatattaaTGGACAAACCTGTAGCATTTGTTTTTCACTTTCCGATTTTTTGGCatctgtaataatttttttttccgctctttcctctttatcaGAACGATACTTTTTTAATGCCAATTTTTCGGAAAGTCTCTTTGCTAAAGATTCTTTCACGATACTTATAAcatcttgtcttttcttttcgatcgtcGCAATTCTTTTagctctttcttcttctttaattggATCAAattccttttgctttttcttttgctttttcttttgctttttcttttgctgGGTGGACATGATTATTGTAATGCATTATACGTTGTGTCAGATAATTTGTGATTTATTCGAAATGATTTTACGTgattttcaaagatttcaaATTAGACGAATACATGattcttaattatataaatttatcaaatgatttttatacatttttacatgTTTTAgggttaagaaaaatatttaattaatttgagaAGTATCAAGTGAAGTTTTGATTACATAGATTACGtaactatattatcgttatgacataaacaatcgatttttaaagaaacattataATCTGTAAGATCTATATTGGATTTCTATATTCGATCTCtggatattttatttagaatttttcatatcgattgaataaaaataaatttttgattagaaacattttaattaattctaaataggatgtaaattatttcgaacATTATTCAAACGTAAAGAagaatattcgatattaaaaatatcctttcgaaaaatttctatttataaatattaatttaaaaaataatagaacgaGTATCAcaggattatattatttatgaacaaaagatttgaaaacagatcgttgaaatattttgcgttaaaaaagtttaatatattttatttcatttattttagtatttaatatttaacatgtagtaaaataataattaataaattgaaaatgtataaatatatattataattgatatatatatatatatatatatatatttttttttttttttaaatgctaCATATTGAGAAAGTATAAAGGTTGGTAACACTTCTCGTGATTTGTCAGTTTTGCGCTGTTGCTTTTACAACGTTTAAGATTTTATCAGTGAAAGGTTATGTTCGATATAAGGGTATTTGAATCTAGGtcttcgtaaaaaaagaaaaaaaaaaaaaaaaagaaaaacttaaagTATAAGAAGAGgtgttgaataaaaaaagataaaataattggaAATTTTCACGAAATATTTACGTGGAAAGAGGTTATAATACGCGCAAGGATGTGCGTAGTACGATAAGTACaagtttttcatatttcagtATTCCTATATTACTtcgattgaatatatttatattatacaatggAAAACAgttttcgtataatttatgccttttccattattttcattcgatttccATTGTATTATCTTCATCCATTAGAAAATACTTCCGTTACGTACGATATCAAAAATCTCTGTGATAATCCCATCaaagatttctttcgaaatgaatcgaaatataaaacaaattgttCGGTGAATTAttcaaaggaaataaatcaattaaaagttACAGAGactaatatagaaatatttgtatgTTTGAGAacatatgaaattataaataaaacctGTACAattggaaaacaaaaagaattggTCAATATAATTCatgataagaagaaattagATTTGATGATTCAAAATTTAACCGAGACTAACTTCAATGATTTGGATATGAATAATCATTGTTTAAGTTTATCAGAATTTTTACCTACAAATACAGAATTACAATCTCCGTTGGAAACATTGAGAGAATCATTAAATGATACTTTCGTATGTAAAAAGGTATGTTTCGATTTGTATAAGAAAATGATACCATTATGTGCAATATTGGAATTGATCAATAAAATAGACAAAGAGATtgtaaatcatataaaaatgaattatattaatgtgaAAGTAGATgcaatcaatgaaaatattagtagtttaaaaaaaactaaagaaaatcaaataaatcataGAAATCAATCAAGTTTACATCAAGATGAAACGACTAATAATGTGAAAACTGTCAAACcattgaaaaaaggaatagaaatgaaaacaattttgaGCAATAATAGctctaatatttctaatatatctatgaataatgtaaatgataatgatacaaataataatgggAATCTTAAATACATGAGTGATCAACAGAACAAAGGTGTAAAATCTAAATCAAATGTCAATGAGGTAAATTTACAATCAATATCTGCTTCTACGAATGTTTATAATCAAGAGTTATATAAGACACCATCCCAATTAGACGATATTGATAAGAAACaatcaattaatatcaataatagcCAAGAACCACCTCCAAATATTGAAAAAGCTGAtccaaaaagtaaaaaggaagataaaatagatttagAGGTAAAATCAGAAAATCCTGAAATAAATTCATCTTTACAAAATAAACAATCAGATACTAAAACCACTGTACCATCCAATAATACACCAATCATTGAAAATGTTGAAAGTTCTACTCAAATAAACGATGAACAGCAATCCAGtaagaataatcattattaatattaacatttgtataagtaataatatgttattaatatttttttcattatatgtactattattatttttattttatagatctaCCAGATAGTACAGATCAGTCTATTAATGAAGGTtagatatgaataaataatacataataatgttttaataaataatatattaattgttattaatcaatttttttttttttacagataatCTAAGTGATAAAACTAGAACtcaaaaaggaaattattccAATATTAAGAATGATGATGAATCACATTTCCTTACTTATTTTGCCATTATATCACTTGGTTTTATCGCTGGTTACATTGGATATCATAATAAGCAAAAGGTATGCACagttatgtatattttaaatattattattttaatataataaaaatttttttaatgcaatttatttcacttttagATATTGGCGATAGTATTAGAAGGACGTAGGTCAAAAAATAATCGAGGTAGACGACGCCCTAGTACTGCAAATTATCGTAAACTTGATTGCACATTAGAAGAAGCAGTTACCTCACAGTGTAATGCAAATGTTACTCATGTTatgtattaatacaaattgtaTGTGAAATGATTGATCACGTTGCATATTAAGGCACCATTTCCGATGTAATAGATTTTGTACTTGAGCATCTTttcttaaaatcatttttttgtttcataatgaaacaaataattatgatgGGGATCACAATTTTGCGTTAATAATGGGacataacaatatttaaaaataacatataaattttgtgACCATATGTACATTGTGTCTCATAAAAACTAATATAGCAGAATGTTCctatttactattattgcaATGCGAAAGTATTTTAGTAAATCAAGtatttctatttgaaaaaaaaaaaaaaaaaaaaaaaaatctttttgtataaaatttatttcttatttgatCTCACACATCAAAATTACTATGATACGATATTTTCCAAatacaatttcaatattaaatgttgTAGATAAACTTTTGCTTTGATgtgacaatattttatttgaaatataattaacctTGACATAggactataataataaagaaatatagtcCAGTTCTACTTTAATAAGTGCAATTCTATATCTTTATGTCGgcatatttctataattaaatatttagcATTTCgctagaattatattttattttctgtataTAATGACTAATCATAATAACAGTGGATGTCTTAACGTTATCCGCCGtgatgtttataatatattgatatatattgaaaaggacaaattgcaaatattcgattattaatatcatcgaatatattaaatagtatTGTAGAAGTATTTGTCTAGAGAAACATTGGTTTAAATAgcttaaataatacaaatgtatTGGCGCATATTGTTCAAGCAAAATGTATTCACACAATATTGATATCATTTTCCTATTTAATACTTACTATTTTGATGGAAAATTGTTATGTTTACATGTGTCTATATGCGATAGCAGTAAAGTCATTTCATTCATAGCCCTTTTTAATACAatgtaaatgatttatatttttttttctttctcctttttttttttttttttttttttctcgtaaaaaaagaatgccGTCCACTTACACACGGTTACGACATATGAACTTAATATCATAATTGCAGAATACCTGTGTGATAAGTGTCTCATGACAGTTTGACCATTCATATTATATGCACAAATTGTTACGTGGATACTTATGATAATGTATTTTAATCATAGCTGCGATTTTTATGAAATGTTCCCAAAATAAACTTAATACCTAATCCACTTAATATAAATGCATAgcataatgaaatttattttaaatttccaataattatttcttttaaaattattaacagaAAAGAATGTTACAAAGATTCCATAAAATTGTCATTTATAGTTAATTTatactattttaattataatttatatatatatatatatatatatatatatatatatatatatatattatttatgtataatcta
Coding sequences:
- the LOC124954868 gene encoding glycerate kinase-like → MSTQQKKKQKKKQKKKQKEFDPIKEEERAKRIATIEKKRQDVISIVKESLAKRLSEKLALKKYRSDKEERAEKKIITDAKKSESEKQMLQIRECMSTIIEAGIKSVYTSVIVPKKIKYDGKSTLTIKEVKYKLKNNLHIVGWGREALMMSSAFERIVGKQLKKGWMVIPRKSVFMMWTFPEAFPKLDSRITYIEGGTDGKPDDKAIQATRKITEYCKKLKKKDILIVMLSHDIDDLLCCPRDTITLTDKFRLLNRLKQLNATTEEINIVRNKLSAIRGGDLARLAYPAKIIILITSDVADEPVDFIGGGPCTYHHKGEEAFTILTKYNLISKISQSVRNLIQETVPPETAADSQLDNQQKYKFVQSYVIACNADAIECMATTTYTYGLLPVKLNSVCSGTIEEFAREYVKMASLMILAVEGKITKFEMYEMMKDSTVCPLTDQKVREIFPLKEEWALGLCLLLGGRPTIELRSNNGKGGPNQELALYFARYWHLRTEQYPILRMYTVWFLGGSSYGRDGNTDAAGAFGYKNLYTDIYPKYNKINDKYRDAHLEWINLVDKMATDEEILNARGKVNDLDKIRKMYAAILPDKVLNENNTNLLLRSVNDGDELLELKSGNYYNFTNVGDIYVIRIVRFQCNCDGLCHIDELCDDKECLSNRTASINEEINLSFCGKIDGPKNS
- the LOC124954791 gene encoding GATA zinc finger domain-containing protein 14-like produces the protein MENSFRIIYAFSIIFIRFPLYYLHPLENTSVTYDIKNLCDNPIKDFFRNESKYKTNCSVNYSKEINQLKVTETNIEIFVCLRTYEIINKTCTIGKQKELVNIIHDKKKLDLMIQNLTETNFNDLDMNNHCLSLSEFLPTNTELQSPLETLRESLNDTFVCKKVCFDLYKKMIPLCAILELINKIDKEIVNHIKMNYINVKVDAINENISSLKKTKENQINHRNQSSLHQDETTNNVKTVKPLKKGIEMKTILSNNSSNISNISMNNVNDNDTNNNGNLKYMSDQQNKGVKSKSNVNEVNLQSISASTNVYNQELYKTPSQLDDIDKKQSININNSQEPPPNIEKADPKSKKEDKIDLEVKSENPEINSSLQNKQSDTKTTVPSNNTPIIENVESSTQINDEQQSNLPDSTDQSINEDNLSDKTRTQKGNYSNIKNDDESHFLTYFAIISLGFIAGYIGYHNKQKILAIVLEGRRSKNNRGRRRPSTANYRKLDCTLEEAVTSQCNANVTHVMY